The uncultured Carboxylicivirga sp. genomic interval TTTTATCACAAGCTAAAGTAGTATACATTTTTTAACACAATTAACTAATTACAATCTGAAAGCTCTTACAAATTTGTGATGTATCTTCCTAAGTTTTCGCCTTGCTTAATATCAAGTTTCTGTCTTAATTTATATCTGTTATTTTCGACTGCCCTGGCTGAAATATTCATTAATGAAGCAATTTCCTTTGAGCTCATTCCCATGCGTATATACGCAGCTAATTTTTGCTCCCTTGGTGTCAAATCCGGATGAACTTCTTTTAAACGATCTAAAAATGATTCATGAACCTGTTCAAGATGAAGCTCAAATACTTCCCAATAACTCTCACTATCAAGATCTTTATCAATTCTTCTTATTAAATTTTGAATTTTGTTCTCAAGTTCCGATTTGTCACTAATTCCTTTTAGCTTTTTAAGTTGTAACTTTAATGTTCCCAGAAATTCATTTTTCCGTATAATGTTCATTGTTGAATTAGCCAATTCTTTTTCTTTGTGTACCATCTCATTACGCAATTTTTCATTACGTAACTTTATCATCTCCTTTTCGGCATTTAATGCTTCGCGTTGTAACTTTTCTTCTTTATCTTTATAAAGAGCTCGTTGCTTTAGTACTTCCTTAGCTCGACTAATCTCTAATCTTTTGTTGAATATTAAAAACACCAGCAATGTAATTATTAGAATACCTATCAAATAAGTAATCTTTGCTGTTAATGATCGATACCATGGAGGAAGAACTTCAAACTTAAACGAAATTGGACTTGTTTGTATGCCATATCTGTTTATTGCCTTAACAGTAAATTCATAATTCCCTTCTTTAAGCTTTGTAAATTCTCTTACTGTCCTATCAGACCATGATGTATAAGATTCATCAACACCTTTTAAAAACGAAGAGTATTGAACCTCATCATCTTCATAATAAGTAGCAGCATACTGCACCGTAAAAGAGTTATTACGAAACTCATAAACAGGTATAACCGATTGCTCTAACTTATTATTACCTTGACTTAACACATAAGGTATTGTATCTGTTACACCTTTAAAAGACCGAATATGTATCTTAAACGGTTTACGATAGTTCTTAATTTGATCCACTTGATAATGAGCAAAACCATCTTCTACACCAAAAAATGTTTCTTTATTATTGGGTACTAAAAGCGACTCAAAACTATTAACTAATTTATTATGAAGAACCTTAAATGGAAACTCAATCTTCTTATAAGTAGCATCTTCCATATGCCTTAGTACACCAACCATTCCATAATGGAAATACCAAAGATTTTTGTAATCATCCATATAGATACTTTTGGGGAAGTAATTCTTCTCAAAAAAAGAATCCCACTTAGTATATCTTTCAAACTTATCCTGTTTTGCATTCCATTTATACATTCCCTGATCGCCAACGAACACACATTCACCATCCATTTTATTCACCACAATATCAGAAGCATTGGTATCAACAGAAGCAAATGGAATATTATCAACTTCCGACACCTTACTGTAATCCTTATTGAATTGAAGTCTAAATATTCCTTCATATCCATGAGTAATCCAGAGATTACCATCTTTATCCCATTCTATAAATCGAGAGGAGATATCGAATCCCTGAATCTTCCATTTAAACTTCCATTTTAAACCTATTTTTTCAAGAAGTAATAAACCATTATAGGTTCCAACAATCATTTGATGGGGATTATTATATATTGGCCGAAAAATCCATGCTCCTTTAATAACGGAAGGTGTTATTAACTGAGCTCTCTTATTTTTTATCTCAAAAATACCTAGGTTATGACCACACAATATCTGGTCCTTATCCTTAAAAAGGCTCCATACCTGACCTTCTGAATTTTCAATTTTGTGGAAGTTTTTTCTGGTAATTAAAGGATTATGCAAAACGTCTTCATCAATAGTAAATAAAGCCTGATTGGTTCCCATATAATATTGACCATTATAATTCTTCATTACATACCCTGTACCAATATCATAGTAACCTTGTAAAAAGGTTATGCTTGTATTAAAATTGACTCTTACAATACCATTATCCAAACCACCCCAAATATTTCCCTCGTCATCAACAAAAACACTTAATACAGTATTATTTGCCAAGCCTTTATCCTTATCTATGTGCATAACAATATTACCATCTAAATCAGTAATAAGCAGTCCACTCTGAATAGTACCAAATACTAAAAAATCGTCTTTATAATTTGTTCCGCAAAAAATATTTGCTTTAATTAATTTCTTATTTGCTCCTACACTCCATGGTTTAATTGTATTCATATCCCACACAAATAAACCATGGGTCATTGTGCCAATAATCACCTTATCTTCTGATACAGAAAGAACTGAAGTAATCATTTTATCTTTAAATATCTGACCTCCAGGCACACGATACACTTTATCACCCCTAACTTCCAT includes:
- a CDS encoding LuxR C-terminal-related transcriptional regulator, with the translated sequence MKRSSILSNTITFILIFTACSIYAQKVGLPEMEYFNRRQYGGGTQNWRISQNKHDLIYFANNDGVLEFDGVNWQLHREGSPFVVRSVKAIDDRIYAGLFNQVGYYQYDDSLRQLKFHSYPLTKQLQQSGEFWNIHYWNNKVVFQSETNLLFYEHDELTTVIEAKSRFSSSYLINGLLLLHEESEGLMEVRGDKVYRVPGGQIFKDKMITSVLSVSEDKVIIGTMTHGLFVWDMNTIKPWSVGANKKLIKANIFCGTNYKDDFLVFGTIQSGLLITDLDGNIVMHIDKDKGLANNTVLSVFVDDEGNIWGGLDNGIVRVNFNTSITFLQGYYDIGTGYVMKNYNGQYYMGTNQALFTIDEDVLHNPLITRKNFHKIENSEGQVWSLFKDKDQILCGHNLGIFEIKNKRAQLITPSVIKGAWIFRPIYNNPHQMIVGTYNGLLLLEKIGLKWKFKWKIQGFDISSRFIEWDKDGNLWITHGYEGIFRLQFNKDYSKVSEVDNIPFASVDTNASDIVVNKMDGECVFVGDQGMYKWNAKQDKFERYTKWDSFFEKNYFPKSIYMDDYKNLWYFHYGMVGVLRHMEDATYKKIEFPFKVLHNKLVNSFESLLVPNNKETFFGVEDGFAHYQVDQIKNYRKPFKIHIRSFKGVTDTIPYVLSQGNNKLEQSVIPVYEFRNNSFTVQYAATYYEDDEVQYSSFLKGVDESYTSWSDRTVREFTKLKEGNYEFTVKAINRYGIQTSPISFKFEVLPPWYRSLTAKITYLIGILIITLLVFLIFNKRLEISRAKEVLKQRALYKDKEEKLQREALNAEKEMIKLRNEKLRNEMVHKEKELANSTMNIIRKNEFLGTLKLQLKKLKGISDKSELENKIQNLIRRIDKDLDSESYWEVFELHLEQVHESFLDRLKEVHPDLTPREQKLAAYIRMGMSSKEIASLMNISARAVENNRYKLRQKLDIKQGENLGRYITNL